TGGGGGGTGATGTTTCCATCCCATCTGTTTCTGGCTGTTCCTGTGGAGCTGGGGAGAAGAATGAGGATTAAAGGTGAGACGAGCTTCAATGTTGTTTCATTGTATTTCAGTATCATTTGATATTAAGAGATTCTGGTTCAAAAGCACCGAAATAGGGATTTAATGTTGTACCACTCTCTCCATTGGAGCACTTTTCTTCTGACTGTAGACTTGTGCCATTGGCCACTGGAGGAGTCGAAAGGTCATCACTAGTCAGGTGGTCTTTAGGGGCTGGTTGGTCTGACATAGAATGAAACCAAAGCACAAACGTCagaataattttatatattgtCCGATTCATTTCGAATGCACTTGCATAATAACACACACCTAGGTCATCCAAGTAGACTGGTTCAAACGTCCCTGTGGGTTCATTAAGGTTGTTGACAGGATTAGGGCGCTGAAGGTCAAATGAGTACATctggacaaacaaacaaataaacaagctATGATATGGTAGAAAAGATTGTTTGTTAGTTGTATTATATGTGTTGGAAATGTTAGCAAAAAGAATCTCTTCCACCCTAAAAAATGTTTGCCTACCCTGGAGGCCCTCCGGAGTAAGCAGAGGATGACACACAGAATAATGATAACCAGGATGATAAAGGCCAGGATCACATAACCTAGAGACAGAAGCTGTTTCAGTTTATTAGCAGTTGAAAAAGCATTTAGCTCATTTTTGCCCCTGCGTTATCAACTCACCTAAGAACATAACGTTGAAATAGCATTCAGTAACACTGAGATGGTGTTCATCAGTATTTCACAATTATTTGgcatatttacattattaaaatgtcataatgtactatttatttatttaatactgAACATCTGTGCCTCTATAGAAGCCTAGTGCATCAAAGAAAAATAGACTTCCCCTTAATTAATcttaattttacaaaataaaaacatctgtatCAGAGTTATGTAAATTGATTAACTCCGGATTGTGAGATAACATCtttttaggtgtttttttttttttggatttaaTGATATGAGTGTATTTATGAGCGCCATCTCCACTGTTCTAATCCATAAAAACTAGCTAATGTAAAATTCTAAGTCAATCTTATAGCAGTTAGAAGCCACAAAATGAAAAGGATAAAAAATGCACAGCAAATAGAACATACTATGACATGCTGTTTAGACTTGAGGAATACAAAAAATCATACACAATCCTTACcccaggaagaagaagaggccGTGgctgaaagagacagacaggctggTTACTGTGGGGTACTCTAATCTTGCTGTTAAATATGGACATGAAAAGGCTGCTTATCTAACATGTGAGACGgtgaaacctgaaaatgttTGATATTCTGCTTGGAAAAATTAGTGCaatgattaatgattaatgatCAAACAGTTTCTGTTCCATTTTTTCAGCTCTTACTCATAATAATCAAAAAGTTGGATTTTAAGCCCGATTGGTTGCCATTGggaaaaaatattattagaaCATTAGAACAGTTTGTACAGCAAGTCTGTACTCTGTATCTCTGTATGTGTCAAGTGACTTTCCAGCCGTTACGTGTTTCTGAATACTGTGTCTGCTGATTTGTTAGAATAGCGTGAGTGCGCCACTTGTGGTTTGACACACAGGAAGACAAACTGGGGCCCACACAACTGAGGTACCTGGTTTTGGTGAGGTGCTTGACGTTGTCGTAGAAGCTGTAACACGAGGCCCAGGGTCCTTGCTTGTGCTCGCTGAGGTTGTAACATTTGCTTCTGTGATGCCAACTGTTCCCCTTGTTGTTGTAGCAAAGGTTTCATTATCATctttttttgttggtgtttgaTTCTGTAAAAGAAGTTAAGGGAGAGATCAGAGTTTGTGTTTAAAGCgtgtttttgtttagttccCAGTATTTTCCTAATCTGCTCTGTAGCAATCAAACTGATTGAATTTTAAAGGAGGGTGTAGTGAGTGTTCATGGCAATGTTCTGTGGTTAACATACACTTTTTTGTGCTGTGACCATGCACACGTTGACTTTGTGTAAAATCAACTTCAAATGTGTGGCTTGAGATAGTAAGTTATGTATTTGTGCTGTGAATGTGTCTTATTGtgtgaaatacagtattttttgtttacttttcaaTCTTGCAGCAAGCCAGCGATTtgcttttagtccaaaaagaaCTGAAAATTGTTTGTGCAATCCATCCAAATCAATCTAAAGTTATTAGTGGGTATGTTTCAGAAGGGGCTAGTATAGAGAAATAGTTCAACAGTATCAACAGTTCAATAGACAAAATCAGCAAGTATCAGTATTTTCTCAAACACAAATGCTAGTTTTcaagttgtttttgtcattgttttgttggatgttataaaacaagaaaacagataATTGGCTCAGGTTGGTGCCAGCTGTTACGTTACCATATGATTTGCTGTATTGACAGATGTAGGATTCTGAGAAGATGGAGAGGGAAGTTTGGGCTGGGTCCCTTCCCTGTTAGCAGCAGGTGAAGGTGTCAAACCTGTGTCCAATAAAAGAAATCAGCCAGATGTTTTTCAAACATCGGTACAGGATATGGGCAGTGCCACTCTAGCTATGACTCTGATTGTAACATACACACTTACAGTACCAGACAACCAGTACTGTACAACACATCATGCCAAGATAGTGCAACACATTTGAGCTGCATTAGGACACAACAGTGAAGGACAGTGCAGCACAGTTCAGAGTGGTGTGGACTAGTTCAGGACAGGATTAAACAGGAAAGTATGTGCAGTATCATAGTACAGGTCAGGATGGGACAGCATGACAAGACACTACAGTTTGTATCAGCATAGCATAACACTGGATAAGAACAAGTGACAACATGATAGGACAGTGCAGAACAGGGCAGTGGTACATAGAACA
The window above is part of the Mastacembelus armatus chromosome 18, fMasArm1.2, whole genome shotgun sequence genome. Proteins encoded here:
- the LOC113139899 gene encoding probable serine/threonine-protein kinase dyrk2, with the translated sequence MIKSWSRICLFVLAISSISRGKNETTEAQPKNYPDTNQGLTPSPAANREGTQPKLPSPSSQNPTSVNTANHMNQTPTKKDDNETFATTTRGTVGITEANVTTSASTSKDPGPRVTASTTTSSTSPKPATASSSSWGYVILAFIILVIIILCVILCLLRRASRMYSFDLQRPNPVNNLNEPTGTFEPVYLDDLDQPAPKDHLTSDDLSTPPVANGTSLQSEEKCSNGESAPQEQPETDGMETSPPNNSSPSSGDDISDKSPSPLSSTNLFFDATGDLPLNENNNNPSCSSGPFVEINLDEPASSDQLLTSPQATSSVLPFTPFTPFTPFSFSSSSSSSSSSSLSS